The Nocardioides humi genome includes a region encoding these proteins:
- a CDS encoding MarR family winged helix-turn-helix transcriptional regulator: MSTSAPAAPVLDDLICFDLYAASRQVTAAYRPILAELGLTYPQYLVLVVLGGHDEMLIKDVGRQLRLDHATLSPLLRRLERDGLVTRRRSTSDERAVVLALTEEGRAVHARFGDVHCRIADALGITAEQAEQLRTALRALAGHLGAASIA; encoded by the coding sequence ATGAGCACGTCCGCCCCCGCCGCGCCGGTCCTCGACGACCTGATCTGCTTCGACCTGTACGCCGCCTCGCGGCAGGTCACCGCGGCGTACCGGCCGATCCTCGCGGAGCTCGGCCTGACCTATCCGCAGTACCTCGTGCTCGTCGTGCTCGGCGGCCACGACGAGATGCTCATCAAGGACGTCGGCCGCCAGCTGCGGCTCGACCACGCCACCCTCTCGCCGCTGCTGCGCCGCCTCGAGCGCGACGGCCTGGTCACCCGCCGCCGCAGCACGTCCGACGAGCGCGCGGTCGTGCTCGCGCTGACCGAGGAGGGGCGGGCGGTGCACGCGCGCTTCGGCGACGTGCACTGCCGGATCGCGGACGCGCTCGGCATCACGGCCGAGCAGGCCGAGCAGCTGCGGACGGCGCTGCGGGCCCTCGCCGGACACCTCGGCGCCGCCTCGATCGCGTGA
- a CDS encoding MaoC/PaaZ C-terminal domain-containing protein — protein sequence MPIDPSVAIGADLGSRTFSWTESDVLLYHLGIGAGSRPGDHLSAPALRYTLDDAALQVLPSFGVVAPTFHETDPPPLDLPGCDINLAQVVHGSQSVTVSGALPTSGTATVRTTLTDVWDKGKAAVIWQEGVATAGPDGAGEELWRVRSSIFVRGEGGWGGDRGSSIPVVVPDREPDHLSSYPVTPQQALLYRLCGDRNPLHADPGFAKAAGFPAPILHGLCSYGIALRELTDGLLGGDATRVGGFTGRFAGVVFPGETIRVAGWRTDDGIIGSATIEGGERDGSPVLADCVLTPA from the coding sequence ATGCCGATTGACCCGTCCGTCGCGATCGGGGCCGACCTCGGCTCCCGGACCTTCTCCTGGACCGAGTCCGACGTCCTGCTCTACCACCTCGGCATCGGCGCCGGGAGCCGGCCGGGCGACCACCTGTCGGCCCCGGCCTTGCGGTACACGCTCGACGACGCGGCACTGCAGGTCCTGCCGTCCTTCGGCGTGGTCGCTCCCACCTTCCACGAGACGGACCCGCCCCCGCTCGACCTGCCCGGCTGCGACATCAACCTCGCCCAGGTCGTCCACGGCTCGCAGTCGGTCACGGTCTCGGGCGCCCTGCCGACGTCGGGGACGGCGACGGTGCGGACCACGCTCACCGACGTCTGGGACAAGGGCAAGGCCGCGGTCATCTGGCAGGAGGGCGTCGCCACGGCCGGGCCCGACGGCGCGGGCGAGGAGCTGTGGCGGGTGCGCTCGTCGATCTTCGTGCGCGGCGAGGGCGGCTGGGGCGGCGACCGCGGCTCCTCCATCCCGGTCGTCGTGCCGGACCGCGAGCCGGACCACCTGTCGTCGTACCCGGTGACGCCGCAGCAGGCCCTGCTGTACCGCCTCTGCGGCGACCGCAACCCCCTGCACGCCGACCCCGGCTTCGCCAAGGCGGCCGGCTTCCCCGCGCCGATCCTGCACGGCCTGTGCTCCTACGGCATCGCGCTGCGCGAGCTCACCGACGGCCTCCTCGGCGGCGACGCCACCCGGGTGGGCGGGTTCACCGGGCGGTTCGCCGGCGTGGTGTTCCCGGGCGAGACGATCCGGGTCGCGGGCTGGCGCACGGACGACGGGATCATCGGCTCGGCCACCATCGAGGGCGGTGAGCGGGACGGCTCCCCCGTGCTCGCGGACTGCGTGCTGACGCCCGCCTGA